GAGCGGAAAAGCGACCAAAGCACCCCCTTCGCCACCCATTGGGCGGTAGGAAGGGTCCGGCACATCAGCATCAGGCGTCACGCAGGGTGACCGATCAGTAGGGAGCGCCGGGTGGCTCAGCCGGAGATGCAGCCCGAGGGCCCGCCTCAGGACGGGCGGGCGGATCTGGCCGGGCGGACGTTTCCGCTCGGCGACTGGGGCGAGCCAGCCGTGCGGCTGGACGAGCTGTACCGGTGGGTGGAGCGCGGGGCGCTGGAGACGGCGTCCTGGTATCTCGCGGACCGGGTGTGGAAGCGGCGCGGCGCGCGGGCCCTGCGGGGCGGGGCCGCGGCGGGGGCGGTGACCGGGGCGGTGCTGCCGCTGCTGGGCCTGACGGGGGTGGCCGGGACCCGGGTCGCGGCCTGGGGGTATCTCGGGCTGCTGCTCGCGGTGGCCTGTGTCGCCGTCGACCGCTACTTCGGGGTGACGTCCGGGTGGATAAGGGACGTGGCCACCGCGCAGGCCGTGCAGCGGCGGCTCCAGGTGCTCCAGTTCGACTGGGCGTCGGAGAGCGTCCGGGAGGTCCTCGGGCCGACGGAGGGCACGGCCGCGGAGGCCACGGAGCGGTGCCTGGGAGTGCTGCGGCGCTTCTCCGAGGACGTGACGGAGCTCATCCGGGTGGAGACCGCCGACTGGATCGTGGAGTTCCGCAACGGCTCGACGCCCATGGGCATCCAGGGCGCGGTGACCTCCGGCGGCCGCCAGGACCCCGGCCACGCCCAGGGCCGCTTCCCCCTCCCCCCGGGCCCCCCGGCGAGACCGAACATGCCCCGCCAACGGCCACCGGAGCCGCGCTGACGGAGCTTCAGGGCGAGGCCGTCGCAGAAGGGGGTGCCGGTGCGGGGTCGCCGCTGTTCAGGACGGTGTGGACCGCGCTGCCGGCGCCCAGGACGACCACCAGGGCGGCGGCCACGAGGGCGGCCGTGACGGGGCGGCTGCGGGGCCCGGGCTCGCCCTCCGGCTCCGGGGTGTACGGCGCCAGGTAGGTACCGGGCGGGAGCCGTTCACGTGAGGGGCCGTGCTCGGGTTCCGGCTCGGCCGTGGCGTGTTCCTCCCGCCCCTCCATCGCAGGCCGCCCTCCCCGAGACCGCACACCCGCACACCCGCACGACGGACTCCAGTGTCTACGTCCGTCCGCCGTCCGTCGAGAGCTGGTCGAGCACCTTGCTCAGCCGCTCCAACATCCGTACGGCGTCGGCGAGTTCGTCCTCGCCGAAGGCGTCCGCGAGCCGGTCGGCGAAGGCCGCGTGCCCCGGGTCGATCCGCCGTACGGCAGCCAGCCCCTCCTCGGTCGGCGCGAGGAGCTTGGCGCGCCGGTGGGCGGGGTTGGGCCGGTACTCGGCCAGCCCGCGCTCCACCAGCAGATCGGCGATCCGCTGCACGCTCTGCCGGGTGATGCCCATCTCCCGGGCGATCCCGGCGACCGGCAGCGGCTGCCCCAGCACCGCCCCGAGCACCTGCCACCAGGCGGCGGTGAGCCCGGCGGGGCCCGCCAACTCGTCGGCCACGGACAGGAACCGGCCGTTGAGCCGGAAGACCCCGAGCGCGCTGCGGCTGAGCAGGTCCTGTCGTTCCCGGCTCACCGCGCGGCCGCTTTCTCCAGCACGGCGTAGGCCTGCGGGTCGGAGTCGTGGAACAGCCGGTACCAGGCGTCCAGCACCTCGCCCTCGTACACGCCCAGCAGCCGGAAGATCTCCCGGGCGAACGCGACGGGCTCGGTGGGCCCGGCGGTGATCAGTCCGCCGTCGGTCACGGCGTCCGCGTCGACGTACCGCTCCCCGCCGCCGTATCCCGTGGCCGCCAGATAGAAGGACACGGCGCTGGTGTGGGCACGGTCGTCGAGCAGCCCCTCGCGCGCGAGTCCCGCGGTGGCCCCGCAGATCGCGGCGACCGGGACCCCGGCGGCGAGGAACTCCCGCGCCTTGCGGGCGAAGGGGGCGAGGTCGTCCGAGGTGTCCCAGAGATCGGCGCCCGGGAGGATCAGCAGGGAGCTGTCGGACGGCCGTACGTGGTCCAGGGCGCGCGCGGGCTGGACCCGCAGGCCGCCGATGGAGGTCACCGGCTCCCTGGACGGGCCGACCGTCCGGATCTCGTACCCGGCGCGGGCGAGGTAGGCCGTGGCGTGGCCCGTCTCCCAGTCGGCGAAGGTGTCGTAGACGGCGAGATGCACGGGTTTCGAAGTCATGACAACATGCTGTCATTTCGACAGTAGACTGTCAATGGCTCGGGGCTGGACAACCTGTCGCGGAAAGCCGCCGTCCGCAGACAGGACGCCGATACCGATTCCGCATCGCGGACATTTACGCTCACCCGCATGACTCCTCAGCCACACCCCGAGGTCGGCGCCGCCGTGAAGGCCGCGGACCGTGCTCATGTGTTCCACTCCTGGTCCGCGCAGGAGCTCATCGACCCGCTCGCCGTCGCCGGTGCGGAGGGGTCGTACTTCTGGGACTACGACGGCAACCGCTATCTCGACTTCACCAGCGGGCTCGTCTACACCAACATCGGCTACCAGCACCCGAAGGTCGTCGCCGCGATACAGGAGCAGGCGGCGAGGATGACCACCTTCGCGCCCGCCTTCGCCGTCGAGGCCCGCTCGGAGGCGGCCCGGCTGATCGCCGAGCGGACCCCGGGCGACCTGGACAAGATCTTCTTCACCAACGGCGGGGCCGACGCCGTCGAGCACGCCGTGCGGATGGCCCGGCTGCACACCGGGCGGCCCAAGGTGCTCTCCGCCTACCGGTCGTACCACGGCGGCACCCAGCAGGCCGTCAACATCACCGGGGATCCCCGGCGTTGGGCCTCCGACAGCGCCACCGCCGGGGTCGTGCACTTCTGGGCGCCCTTCCTGTACCGGTCCCGCTTCTACGCCGAGACCGAGGAGCAGGAGACCGCGCGGGCGCTCGAGCACCTGGAGACGACGATCGCCTTCGAGGGGCCCGCCACCGTCGCCGCGATCGTCCTGGAGACCATCCCCGGGACCGCGGGGATCATGGTGCCGCCGCCCGGCTATCTCGCCGGGGTGCGGGAGATCTGCGACAAGTACGGGATCGTCTTCGTCCTCGACGAGGTGATGGCCGGGTTCGGGCGCACCGGTGCGTGGTTCGCCGCCGACCTGTTCGACGTCACACCCGACCTCATGACCTTCGCCAAGGGCGTCAACAGCGGATACGTGCCGCTCGGCGGGGTCGCCATCTCCGGCGCCATCGCCGAGACCTTCGGCAAGCGGCCGTATCCCGGCGGGCTCACCTACTCCGGGCACCCGCTCGCCTGCGCCGCCGCCGTCGCGACGATCAACGTCATGGCGGAGGAGGGCGTCGTCGACAACGCCGAGCGGCTCGGTACGGCCGTCCTGGAGCCGGCGCTGGCGGAGCTCGCCGCCCGCCACCCGAGCGTCGGCGAGGTGCGGGGCGTGGGCATGTTCTGGGCCCTGGAGCTCGTGAAGAACAAGGAGACCCGCGAGCCGCTCGTGCCGTACAACGCGGCCGGTGAGGCGAACGCCCCGATGGCCGCGTTCGCGGCGGCCGCGAAGAAGCAGGGCGTCTGGCCGTTCGTCAACATGAACCGGACGCATGTCGTGCCGCCGTGCAATGTCGGCGAGGCGGAACTGAAGGAAGGGCTCGCCGCGCTGGACGTCGCGCTCTCCGTGGCGGACGAGTACACGGAGTAAACCCCGCGGACCTTCGAACGCGTAAGGTGGCGTGCTCGTAGACATATGTACGAGCACGCCATGTGCACCTGCGCGAGGGAGGCGCCCCGACGATGCCCGGCAGCAGCGGTAACGGTGCCGTCACCCGCAGCACGCTGCGGCAGCAGATCGCGGACGCGCTGCGCGACGAGGTGCTGGCCGGGCGGCTCCAGCCGGGGCAGGAGTTCACCGTGAAGGAGATCGCCGAGCAGTACGGCGTCTCCGCCACCCCGGTCCGCGAGGCGCTCGTGGACCTGTCCGCGCAGGGCCTCCTGGAGGCCGACCAGCACCGCGGCTTCCACGTCCACGAGTACTCGCTCGACGACTTCCGGGGCATGATCGAGGCCCGCAGCCTGGTCACGGACGGTATGTTCCAGGCGCTCGACGCCGGCCACCGGATCCTCCAGGAGCTCGACGAACCCCGTACGGCCGCGGCCGTGGCGGGGGTACGGCGGCGTGGCGAGGAGGCCCAGCGGGCCGCCGCCGCGGGCGACCTGAGCGTACTGATCGGCTACGACCTGCGCTTCTGGCGCGAGCTGAGCGTCCTGTTCGGCAATCCCTACCTCGCCGACTTCCTGCACCGCCTGCGGGTGCAGACCTGGGTGTGCACGGTCCAGCATCTGCGCCGCGCCACCGGTGATCTGCGCGGCAGCCTGTGGTCCGGGCACACCGAGGTCGCCGACGCCCTGTACGAGCGCGACACCAAGACCGCCCGCGAGCTCCTCGACGCCTACAACGGCCACTATCTGACCCTCATCGAGGGCCTCACCGCCGACTGACCGCTCCCCGCACGGGTAAGGGACCACCACGACCCGCACAGGGGGCCCCGGCCCGGGACTCCAACGACTACCCTGCCCTGACCACCGTGTGACGATATCCGCGCACCGCGAGTATCCGAGGAGCTGTCTTTTGGCCTGTGACCTGTGGCTGGTGCCGCTCGTCGACGTGTTGTGCCACACCCCGGACAACCCGTTCGCCGATGAACTCGCGCAATACAACAAGGTGCTCGCCGAGGCCGGGCTGCCGCCGGTGCCGGTGTACCAGTACATGCCGGGGCTGTCCGGCGAGGTCGCCCCGGTGGCCGGGTTCGACTACGACGCCCTGCACTTCCTGCGCCGCGCCTATCTGCTCCAGGTGTGCGGCCTCCCGGTCACCCCGGTCGACGAACTGGGCGGTGACTACGAGCAGTTGCTGGAGATGTTCGAGACGACGGCCCAGCAGTCCCATCTGGTCTGGCACTACGACCACGCGGGCGCGTACGTCCCGGTCGACTTCCCGCACCCGCTCGCCAACGACGAACTCCTCGCGGGCGGCGGCCCGTTGGGCTCCGCGCAGGCGCTGCTGCGGGAGCTGGAGTTCGTGGCCCCGGTGATCGGCATCGACCCGGCCAACCCGCCGGCGCCGCCCGAGCCGCCGCGGGCCCCCACGGAGCTGGAGGAGCCGGCCGTCCCGGCGCCGTACGACCCCAGCCCGTTCGCCCGCGAACGCCATGTCTGGCTGGGGCTGCACGCTGCGGCGACCCGGAGCCTCGCCCAGGGCTCGATGATCATCTTCAGCTGAGGGAGGCGGCCGCTCCGAGGGTCAACGCCCCAGCTGGGACAGACCCCTCTGGACGTCCTCGTAGTTCATCACCGGGGTGTAGGTGATCTTGGCGCCGAGGTTCATGAAGAACGGCTCGCTGATCACCGGCATCATCGCGCTGTCCTGCATGTCGAAGAACAGGAAGGCGGTGCGCTGACCGTTCTCGGAGGTGAAGTAGGCCGCCTCGGGCTTGATCTGTTCCATCGACGCCTCGATCAGCTTCGACAGGGTGCCGTTGCTGATGGCCTCGTTCGCCTTCTCCGTGTCCATGGACACCTTGAGCAGTACGCGCATCGCACTCACCTTCTCCTGATCGACACACGCCGGTGCACATAATCAGAATATGCCCGTATGCCCGATTTCACCTTGGCTGCGGATCGCCGTCGGCGCCCGGTGGTCACCCCTCTGTCAACTGCCGGGTCGCCGCCGGGCTTTGGCGTTTCCGATCTCCATGATCGACTGAACGGGTGAATCGCCGCATACGGGCATAATCCGCTGGGCATGCAGCGCGCATGCGCCTCGTCTTGATCACCTCCGTGGGCTGAGCGTCCATGGGTTCGCGTACGGCGGCGGCCGCTTCGGCCGTCCTCGCTCTCCTGACGCTCCTCACCGCGTCCGCCTGCGCCGCCCACCCGGCACCCAGCGCCGACGACGTCGTCAAGGCGGCCACCCGACGGCTCACCGACGACTGCCTGACCCGCCGGGGCCTGTCCCCCGCGTCGGACGGGCAGCGAGTCGCGGACGCGCTCTTCGGCACCGGAAGAGCCGAGCTGTCGGTGCGGCTGCGCACCGGTTTCGTCGTCCGCGCCCACACCGACGGGTGCCTCGCGGCCGCACAACGGCGGCTCTACGGCGACCAGGACCGCTGGTTCCACGCCTCGGTCGTCGTCAACAACCTGAAGCCCGAGGCCGCCAGGACCGGCCGCCCGCTCGCCGAGGTCCGTGCGGCGCACCGCGCGGAGCTCGCGGAGTGGCGGCGGCTGCGCGCCCGTGCCCTCACCCAGGCGACCGCCCTGCTGGAGGGCGGCGACATCACCCGACCGAGCACCACCCACCCGAAGGGAAACCAGTGAAGCGCTTCATCGCCGTCCTGTCCGCCGGACTGCTCGCCACCGGAGCCGTCCTCGCCACCTCGGCCTCGGCCCAGGCGGCGGCCTGCGGCCGGGGGAACTTCTGCGCCTGGACCGACGCCGACTTCCAGGGCCAGAAGATCGAGTGGACCGGCGACGACGGCTGGTGGGAGGGCAACATCGCCGACCAGGACTCCTCCTGGGCCAACCACGGCATCTCGGGTCCCGGCATCAAGGACCACGTCAAGGTGTACGCGTCCGCCAACCGGCTCGGCCCCATGACCATCTGTCTCGCCCCCGGCCAGGAGGTCGGCTACAACGGCGTGGCCAACGACCGCGGCGACTCCCACACCTGGGCGGCCGGCTGCTGAGCCACCGGCCGCCCGGACGACGGGACTCCGGTCAGAAGACCGGGGTCCCGTCCTGCGTCAGCCGCCAGTTGGTGACCGCGAAGTCCTTCGGGTCGAGGGCGCCCTTGGCCGTCACGTAGTCGATCATCAGCTGGCGGATCTCGTTGGTGGAGCTGTAGGCGATGTCGGCGGCGGCGATGTGCGGGTAGCCGGAGCCGCCGTTGGCCCGGTAGTTGTTGACGGCGACGACGAAGACCTGGTCGTCGGCGACCGAAGTGCCGTTGTAGGAGAGGTTCTTGACGCGGGAACCCTCGGCCGCCGCGATGTCGATGTCGTACGACACACCGGCCGCGGTGTCGTACATGTAGTCCCAGAAGCTGTTGGCGTTGGTGAGGGTCGCGGTGTCGACCTTCGTGCCCGCCGGGACCTGGTGGTAGTACTTCGCCGCGTACTCCAGGTAGTCCTTGAGCTGGGCGCCGGTGAGCTTCTTGCCGTAGAGGGTGTTGTCGTAGATGTAGAGCCCGGCGATGTCCTTGATGGTCACGCTGCCGGCCGGGATGTCCGCGGTGCGGGAGAAGGGCGCGGCGACCGAGATCAGCGGGAGGGCGGCGTCGGCGGTCGAGAGCCCCGCTTTCACCGTGTCCATCTGCACCTGGTGGATGAAGTCCATGATGGGGACGTCCTTCCAGCAGGACTCGGCGGCCGAGAGGTCCTCGGTACAGGTGCCGACCGGGGTGTTGACGTACTTCACGACCAGCTCGTGGTCGGCCTCCAGGAGCTTCTTGATCTCCGGGTCCTCGTCGACCGTGTTGGGGTTGAGGGTCTGCGCGGTCTTCTTGGTGACCTTCCACTGCCCGTGCACGAGTTCCAGCTCGAAGTCGAAGACACTCAGCCGGTAGCCCCAGCAGTACGGCTCGGAGAGCAGCACGTCCTCGCCGGTCTCCTCGTTCTTCACGGTGTACGACGGCACCTCGACGTGGGTGTGGCCGACCAGGATGGCGTCGATGCCGGGGACCTGCTGGGCGACGAGGTTGGAGGCGTTCTCGACGTACGGGAGCTCGTCGCCGTACGACGAACTGCCGTCCAGGCCCGAGTGGTCGGTCAGGAAGACGACGTCACAGCCGAGGGCGCGCAGCCGGGGCACGTACTTCTTGGCCTGCTCGACCAGGCCCGGGAAGACCATCTTCCCGCTGACGTTGTCCTTGTCCCACAGGGCGATGCCGGGGTTGGTGAGGCCGAGGATGCCGACCTTGATGTCGGGGGCGCCCGGCACGCAGATCCGCTTGACGGTGTACGGCTGGAAGGCGGGCCTCAGCGTCTTCGCGTCGAGGGCGTTGGCGCCCAGCAGCGGGAAGCGGCACTGGCTCTCGAACTTCCTGAGCACCTCGATGCCGTAGTTGAACTCGTGGTTGCCGAGGGCGGCCGCGTCGTAGCGCATGTGGTTCATGGCGACGGCCATCGGGTGCTTCGGGGCGCCCTTGTCGGTGATGGGCTGCACGCGGGCGAAGTAGTAGGCCAGGGAGGTGCCCTGGATGATGTCGCCGGCGTCGACGAGCAGCACGTGCTCCTCGCCCTTGGCCGCGCGCTGCTGCTTGACGAGGGTGGCGACGCGGGCGACACCGACGGAGTTGCCGGCCTTGTCGCTGTAGGCGGCGTCCAGGTAGTAGTCCCAGTCGAAGACGTGGCTGTGCAGGTCGGTGGTGCCGAGGATGGAGAAGGTCCAGGTCTTCGGGGCCTTGGCGGGCTTGTGCTCGGCGGCCTGGGCGGCGGGCGCTCCCGCCGTCCCCGCGACGGCCACGGCGGCACCGGTGACGGCCGACTTCTTCACGAACGCACGGCGGTTCATGGGACTGACGGGCATGCAGAGCTCCTGGAAACGTGGCGCGACGCGCGTAGACATGGAGGCGTGCGGGGCTACTCGCGTAGAGCGTGACGGCTGCCGGGCCGCCCGGGAAACCAGGAATCGACCATGTCCCGTTCAAGGATGAGTCAGCTCGGCCGGCCGGGAGGGGCCGCCGTGACGCGCTCGATGACGAGCCCCAGCAGCGCGGCGGCCGCGAGCATGAGCGCCTCCGCCAGCACGAGGAGGGCCATCGACCCCGGGGCCACCCGGCCCGCCACCACGAGCACCACAGCGTGCGCGACCCAGGCCGCCCACCACAGGTTCACCAGTGTCGTGCCCCGCTGCCGCTCCCAGGACGCGGAGCTCGCGCGCCCGATGTCGAGGACGAGCCGACGCGGGACGAAGAGGTTGACCACCGGCACGAACCACGCGCCGATCGTCCAGCCCCGGCTCGGCAACGCGGCCCCGGGGGACAGCTCCTGGGCGTTGCTCCGGGACCGGGCGAGCCATACGAGGAACAGCACGGTCGCCAGTGTCATGGTGTAGACGAAGACCATGGACAGGGTGCCCGACCGGTGCAGGGCCGCGGCCGAGGGGTGCAGGTAGTCATCCCGGACGGCGACCGCGCGGAACGCGTCCGCGACGGCGGCCGCCGCCAGCGCCGCCTGGGCGCAGCGGGCGACGGTCCGGGGAGTTCTGCGGGCGGTGTCCGTCATGGTCTTCGGCCTGTCCGGGAGGCGTGCGCGGCCGCGGCGGGCGCCGGGGCAGGGTGATCATAGGAGCCCCGACGACGACGGAGCCGCCCCGGGTGGGGCGGCTCCGCGGTGAGCGTGCCGGACCAGTCCGGCACGGGGGTCAGAGGAACGAGTTGATCTCGATCGTCTCGTCGCGGCCCGGGCCGACGCCGATCGCGGAGATCGGGGCGCCGGACATCTCCTCCAGCGCCTTCACGTAGTCCTGGGCGTTCTTCGGGAGGTCGGCGAAGGTCTTGGCCTTCGTGATGTCCTCGCTCCAGCCGGGCAGGTACTCGTAGACCGGCTTCGCGTGGTGGAAGTCCGTCTGGGAGTACGGGAGTTCCTCGACGCGCTGACCGTCGATCTCGTAGGCCACACAGACCGGGATCTGCTCCCAGCCGGTGAGGACGTCGAGCTTGGTGAGGAAGAAGTCGGTGAGGCCGTTGACGCGGGTCGCGTAGCGGGCGATCACCGCGTCGAACCAGCCGCAGCGACGGTCACGGCCGGTGGTGACACCCCGCTCACCGCCGATGCGGCGGAGCGCCTCGCCGTCCTCGTCGAAGAGTTCGGTGGGGAAGGGGCCGGAGCCGACCCGGGTCGTGTAGGCCTTCAGGATGCCGATGACCCGGCTGATCTTCGTCGGGCCCACGCCGGCGCCGGTGCAGGCGCCGCCCGCGGTGGGGTTGGAGGACGTGAC
Above is a window of Streptomyces griseorubiginosus DNA encoding:
- a CDS encoding bifunctional metallophosphatase/5'-nucleotidase gives rise to the protein MPVSPMNRRAFVKKSAVTGAAVAVAGTAGAPAAQAAEHKPAKAPKTWTFSILGTTDLHSHVFDWDYYLDAAYSDKAGNSVGVARVATLVKQQRAAKGEEHVLLVDAGDIIQGTSLAYYFARVQPITDKGAPKHPMAVAMNHMRYDAAALGNHEFNYGIEVLRKFESQCRFPLLGANALDAKTLRPAFQPYTVKRICVPGAPDIKVGILGLTNPGIALWDKDNVSGKMVFPGLVEQAKKYVPRLRALGCDVVFLTDHSGLDGSSSYGDELPYVENASNLVAQQVPGIDAILVGHTHVEVPSYTVKNEETGEDVLLSEPYCWGYRLSVFDFELELVHGQWKVTKKTAQTLNPNTVDEDPEIKKLLEADHELVVKYVNTPVGTCTEDLSAAESCWKDVPIMDFIHQVQMDTVKAGLSTADAALPLISVAAPFSRTADIPAGSVTIKDIAGLYIYDNTLYGKKLTGAQLKDYLEYAAKYYHQVPAGTKVDTATLTNANSFWDYMYDTAAGVSYDIDIAAAEGSRVKNLSYNGTSVADDQVFVVAVNNYRANGGSGYPHIAAADIAYSSTNEIRQLMIDYVTAKGALDPKDFAVTNWRLTQDGTPVF
- a CDS encoding aspartate aminotransferase family protein — encoded protein: MTPQPHPEVGAAVKAADRAHVFHSWSAQELIDPLAVAGAEGSYFWDYDGNRYLDFTSGLVYTNIGYQHPKVVAAIQEQAARMTTFAPAFAVEARSEAARLIAERTPGDLDKIFFTNGGADAVEHAVRMARLHTGRPKVLSAYRSYHGGTQQAVNITGDPRRWASDSATAGVVHFWAPFLYRSRFYAETEEQETARALEHLETTIAFEGPATVAAIVLETIPGTAGIMVPPPGYLAGVREICDKYGIVFVLDEVMAGFGRTGAWFAADLFDVTPDLMTFAKGVNSGYVPLGGVAISGAIAETFGKRPYPGGLTYSGHPLACAAAVATINVMAEEGVVDNAERLGTAVLEPALAELAARHPSVGEVRGVGMFWALELVKNKETREPLVPYNAAGEANAPMAAFAAAAKKQGVWPFVNMNRTHVVPPCNVGEAELKEGLAALDVALSVADEYTE
- a CDS encoding MarR family winged helix-turn-helix transcriptional regulator; the protein is MSRERQDLLSRSALGVFRLNGRFLSVADELAGPAGLTAAWWQVLGAVLGQPLPVAGIAREMGITRQSVQRIADLLVERGLAEYRPNPAHRRAKLLAPTEEGLAAVRRIDPGHAAFADRLADAFGEDELADAVRMLERLSKVLDQLSTDGGRT
- a CDS encoding SLATT domain-containing protein, producing the protein MAQPEMQPEGPPQDGRADLAGRTFPLGDWGEPAVRLDELYRWVERGALETASWYLADRVWKRRGARALRGGAAAGAVTGAVLPLLGLTGVAGTRVAAWGYLGLLLAVACVAVDRYFGVTSGWIRDVATAQAVQRRLQVLQFDWASESVREVLGPTEGTAAEATERCLGVLRRFSEDVTELIRVETADWIVEFRNGSTPMGIQGAVTSGGRQDPGHAQGRFPLPPGPPARPNMPRQRPPEPR
- a CDS encoding peptidase inhibitor family I36 protein, with amino-acid sequence MKRFIAVLSAGLLATGAVLATSASAQAAACGRGNFCAWTDADFQGQKIEWTGDDGWWEGNIADQDSSWANHGISGPGIKDHVKVYASANRLGPMTICLAPGQEVGYNGVANDRGDSHTWAAGC
- a CDS encoding GntR family transcriptional regulator, whose product is MPGSSGNGAVTRSTLRQQIADALRDEVLAGRLQPGQEFTVKEIAEQYGVSATPVREALVDLSAQGLLEADQHRGFHVHEYSLDDFRGMIEARSLVTDGMFQALDAGHRILQELDEPRTAAAVAGVRRRGEEAQRAAAAGDLSVLIGYDLRFWRELSVLFGNPYLADFLHRLRVQTWVCTVQHLRRATGDLRGSLWSGHTEVADALYERDTKTARELLDAYNGHYLTLIEGLTAD
- a CDS encoding type 1 glutamine amidotransferase family protein is translated as MTSKPVHLAVYDTFADWETGHATAYLARAGYEIRTVGPSREPVTSIGGLRVQPARALDHVRPSDSSLLILPGADLWDTSDDLAPFARKAREFLAAGVPVAAICGATAGLAREGLLDDRAHTSAVSFYLAATGYGGGERYVDADAVTDGGLITAGPTEPVAFAREIFRLLGVYEGEVLDAWYRLFHDSDPQAYAVLEKAAAR
- a CDS encoding DUF4328 domain-containing protein, giving the protein MTDTARRTPRTVARCAQAALAAAAVADAFRAVAVRDDYLHPSAAALHRSGTLSMVFVYTMTLATVLFLVWLARSRSNAQELSPGAALPSRGWTIGAWFVPVVNLFVPRRLVLDIGRASSASWERQRGTTLVNLWWAAWVAHAVVLVVAGRVAPGSMALLVLAEALMLAAAALLGLVIERVTAAPPGRPS